The Betta splendens chromosome 24, fBetSpl5.4, whole genome shotgun sequence DNA window ATCCACAATCATTCTCAAACTGTGTGAGACATATTTGCAACTCATTCTTAAAGGAGAAGTGTAAGGCAACGGAGACAATTATATTCAGAAAGGTCATTAAAGAATGTTGGTCCAAGTCTTCATAACTGTTCTTCATGTTGGCCGCCTGCTCTGGGCTACACATTTTTTGCATTGACTCAAAATACAGTCAAGCAAGAAATCAACTAGTTTCTCCCAAAATACACAATTCAAATAATCACAACAACTGACCTGTAATTGCtgtcaaacagaaccagcatgaacaacacagacaggaaagatACTTAGTGCTGTACCTTAGATTAATGATCTAGGACTGCTGCATTTTTGACCAAGAAACTGGACAATACAAAGGCTGATTGTATGTGCGTGTatgtatttctttgtgttcGTGTTATGCAAGTGTGCAATCACAAGGCAGTCTCCTGAACAGTGTGAGATGTCAGCTGGCAAGAGGGGAGCATGACCCTGGTTTGCaggtcttcctcctctgtgtgcacTCTGTCGCTCTTTGCCTCTTTATCCTCCGTCACTGTGTCATCTTTGCTGTAAGTTGCTCCATCCATTCTTTCTTTCTCGGACGTCTGACTGATGTCTCTGGGCTGGTCGACAGAGGCGAAATGTCAGGTTCCGTTGAAAAGCAGGACGACCACACAGGACTGAACATGTGAGGTTACCTTCTGAGCCAGTGGTGTGACGCAACATAGCTTCTCTCTGTACCGCTCaggcagaaagaagaggagTGTGCCCAGAACTGGAAATACTGTCCCAGGTGTtagctccttctccttcataGGTCCTAAGGTGGCATAAAGCAATTTTGGAGATTTCAGagcagaaataaacattttctaaGTATTATAgaatgcatgtatgtatgttagtttcaattaaaaacataacacataatattataaataataaataaataaataattccaCACTATAAACAGCTCATCATTTAGATTCTCTGTACAGACTACAACTATGGTTGGGAACGTGCGGCAGAATTTTTAAAAGTTCatcttttttcctgttttgtgtgAAGAACCTGATCTGAGATCTGCCTagaccaggggtgtcaaactgatgccatcgagggctgctgccctgctggttttccatctctctctgctccagctcctatTGATTACCTtgagcagagagagctggaaaaccagcagggacacagaCCTCGAGGACCGGAGCTCAACACATGTGATCTAGACCATAGCTCTAATACTAAAGCTCTAAATAAAGCTTTTAGGAAGAACAATGAAATGTGCCCTCTGCATTCAACTGATTCCCCCATAGGGAAGCTAGCATGTGTCTTGTTAAAGAACAAACATAATGGCAAACCAAAAGCAACAAAAGTGAATCCTACAACTGTTCTATGTTAATGCTTGACGTCACACTGGAGAAACAGAAACTATTACGAAACACAATGATTTGAGCATTTGAGGCAAAAAGTCCAAAAGTGTACCTGTCAGCAGGCTGACTATCAGTCCCACCACTACCACAGTAGTGGAGTTGTGAGCACTGTACCACATGTACGACAAAGAGTAAAGTGCCTCCACACCAgttgttctgaataaaaaaagcaaatgagaaaTATATTGTTCAAATATTAATTTTCAGTTTATAATGTGAAACTTCTTTCTTTGCAGTGTCAAGTCACTGTGATGTAAGCGGCACATAATTATTTTGTTGGTGATGAAATGCATTGATTACCTCGGCTTGGCCGTGGTGGCACTGACCAGTGTAGTCATGACAGTGGTGGTCATGTTGTCAAACGTGGTGTTGAGCAGAGGCACAGGGGTATTAGCAGACATGCGCATCACGAAATTGCCAATGCCGACCCAAAAAGCCATAGCAAGACCCGCTACTAATCCAACCACTGCACCCTGGGAGAGGAATTAAGAGAAAGAGAATACTCAGTTCATTTATAAAACTCACAATTTAAATACAAgattatctcaaggcacttttaAGCTTTTAAGGCCTACAGGGTGCAACATAACAATTACAAATATACAAAAACCCAACTGAAGTGGAAAACATCAGGCAGAACCAGTCTCAGGACAGATGTCCATCTGTGTCAACTTCCGTTAGTAAGAGAGTAGGTTTATCATTATCTCATACCTCATTTAGATGATGACTAAAAAAGAGGAGTAAAAGCACTGCTAAGCTAAAAGAGGACTTACAATTGAGTTTGCCCAGGGAAAAAACATTCCTAGACAGAAGAGGCCCAGCAGAGGACCTCCCACCATCCCAAAGATACTGAAGGCTGCCTGAGGGTGAAGAAGAAACCAGGTCAAGAATGGTTTTGGATGAAAGCGACAAATATTTGTGATGTATTCATGTTACTATGGCACCATATGTATAGCTGTTACCTGCAGCACAGATCCCATTGTGGAAGCGAGATAGGCCATAGCCAGACACACCAGTCCATAAGCCAAAGCTGTGGAGCACGTGGGAAACATAGTTAGTTTCCTTAAAAGCTGAAGCAAGCTTGATTGTGACCTCAGCATTTTAATAACTGCAGCATCTTAATAAAGGTAATTAATATCCTTATAACAGAGGAAGttaatttttttagtttgtgtATTATTTTACTGTTAATATTAATGTAATTATGTCAAATGAAATAGAAAGTGAGTTAAAAATCAAGGGGATTTGGTGACAACCCAGCCCTCCAGCCGTTAGCACACTGGTTCTGTTTCTATCGGTTCGTCGTGCTTGTCTGTTGCTCTAGTTCAGTGACTATTGTCTACTTTGAGAGTTAGATTTGCCCAGCTTTGAGATTGGGTTATTCCAGTTTGTATGTGTGCGTTCTTGTATTCCgcattttgttttatatgtGCAGTGAATTTCAGTTGCCTAGTTTGTGTTTCCCTATATTTCCATTGTTCACACTGCTTGTCTGCACTCCTGTCTTAAGTTTTGATTAAAGGATTTGCTCCTGTTGAGCAATCCTATTTAATGTGAATATTCCCTAGTAAAGTGATTTGGGGTCTTTTGTTGGCCTTTAGTGGTCAAAtacttttgtctgtgtgtgtcagtgcaacAGATTTAATCCCTCAGCTGCCTTTGTATAACTGTATGCACCTAAAAATATATGTGTTGGGCCACTATGTTTGTCTTGCAAATCAACACCACAACATGTAAAGTGCTGTAGTGCTTGTTGTGCTTGGCATCAGCCTTGCTATGTAAGCACAGTCGTATTCTGATATCTGGTGATGTAATGGTGTGGCTCAGTGGCTGGAGGCTTTTCATCCTCCAGTAAAGCAAActcatttttgcttttttttttgaagcatCGGTTCAGAACTAGCCTTTGAAATTCTTTGAAATTCTTTTACTACCTTCAATAAAAACACTACTCTCAAAAAGTCACTTCTCCGTTTACTTAAACTGAAAATTAAATCCAAGATTCTCAAACTGTCACGGCTTAACTGGTTTCTATAAAAACATACCAGATGTAAACTGTACCTTGTCATATTATCAATAGATCAGTCAATCAAAGCCACATTTCCTGATTACATGAACAAAACCATCtatgatttttgatttttttccatCTTGAATATTAACAAACCAAGTCTTACCAAATGCCTTGGACAGAAGTGTGGCTTTAGCTTCTGTCATGTTTGGAAAATGAGGTTTAATCAGGTCTTCTATGGTTACTGTTGCTAGAGAGTTGAAGGCTGATGAGATGGTGCTggaggaaaatgtttttaaacacaAGCATAAGTACTGCACCTCTGAACACTACATAAACAGGAACTTCATTCATTATGCTTTTATGTTAAACCAGTGATGTGCACTGTTGTCAGGGTTTATTGTTGTCAGGATTTATTACTGACATGGGCTGAGTTGAAGCCAAAAAGCTTAAACATTAAACTAAACAACAAGGTGAGGAAACCAGGCAGAAGTTCAACTTGCTGTTGTAGCCAATCACCTGATGATAGAGAGCATCAATGAGTATGTGATTCTTTATTTCCAGTCAAAGTATGCTTTGTTGAGACATTTACCTGAGGGCTCCACTGAAGAGACAGGCCACGAACAGCCCTGGAAGCCCAGGCAGGTCCCTGAATACATCCATCACAAAGTAAAGCACCATCTGCAAAAAGAAATAGGACAAACCTGTAATACTAAAAAGCCCAGCGACCGACTGGTAGCCTGTGATCAGGTTCAGCTTATTCTCGACAGACTCAAACAAACCTACATTAACCACAGTTCACTCACCTGGTCATTAGTTTTGACATAGCCCCTGTCCAGAGGGCTGTCCTCTCCATAGCGAGCAAACATCACCAGTCCCATTAGGCAACCTAAACACAGAACCACCTGCTGGCATGGGAAAACAACGTAGCAGGACCTGAAAGAATGCAAGAGGTACATGAACTATGACTGAATGACTCACACCAACACAAAGAAATTTCAAAAATACTGCTTTAtagatttaattaataaaacactgtgttgtATTGTaacagcatatacagtataaactgaTGATACTGACATGacagcctccttctctgtgcGGGAACTGAGGTATCTCTGGACCTGGGCCTGGTTGACCCCGTACAGAGCCAGCATCAGAAAGATTCCTCCCACACCCAGAGTCCAGAAGGTGTGACGCTCCAAAGGATCAGGGTTGAGGCTACATAACCAACATATacaatatgtatgtatatagtACAACACAATGTGAACATTCAGTTGTTTAATACCTATAGAAACATAGTAAATGCAGGAGTCTTTGGTAATATTTTGAATAAACTGCTACTAGTCTCTTAGCATTCGGTACAACAGGGAGAAACAGGTTTTTCTTATTCAACAGAAAAATGCTGACTGCTCACTCTAGCCCTGAAATGCGACTCCCATTCACAGCTTTCCTCCAGACCTCTCCTATGCCTCCTGTCTGACTGGTCCCCACCACAATGACTGCCAGTTGGCCAGCAAACATCACCACTGTCTGGAAGACGTCCGTCCAGATCACTGCCTTGAGGCCCCCCTGCACGTCAGAAGCAGACAAAGTGTAAAGTGCACAGTGTATCTTCACAGTGGTGGCTTCATGTTAAGATGCAGAACAATCAGTGTTACAAACTTTCTGTGCACATGCAGCATTGAATAGAAGAGTCATGTGATACCAATTATTAAAAGGTACAATTACGTAACTCATTATTTactaaaaatgtaaaaacattttactttgctTTGTATTTGTTCACTGTTCAACATTTCATGCGGTTCTAAACCTTCCAGTTTGGTTAAACTACTAACCCACCAAAACAGTGTATAGAGTGCACACCAGTCCCATGGCCAGTACAGCCCCCCACAGGTCAAACCCTGTCACTGCAAGCGAACGAGCACAACATTACTGCCACACATT harbors:
- the slc5a6a gene encoding solute carrier family 5 member 6a isoform X1, producing the protein MGEVVQMHFTTVDYVIFALLLVASAGIGLFYAFSGGRQRTTQEFLMADRSMSCLPVSLSLLATFQSAVAILGAPSEVYTFGTQYWFLGCSYFLGLLIPAHVFIPVFYRLRLSSAYEYLELRFNRVVRICGTVTFIFQMVIYMGVVLYAPALALNAVTGFDLWGAVLAMGLVCTLYTVLGGLKAVIWTDVFQTVVMFAGQLAVIVVGTSQTGGIGEVWRKAVNGSRISGLDLNPDPLERHTFWTLGVGGIFLMLALYGVNQAQVQRYLSSRTEKEAVMSCYVVFPCQQVVLCLGCLMGLVMFARYGEDSPLDRGYVKTNDQMVLYFVMDVFRDLPGLPGLFVACLFSGALSTISSAFNSLATVTIEDLIKPHFPNMTEAKATLLSKAFALAYGLVCLAMAYLASTMGSVLQAAFSIFGMVGGPLLGLFCLGMFFPWANSIGAVVGLVAGLAMAFWVGIGNFVMRMSANTPVPLLNTTFDNMTTTVMTTLVSATTAKPRTTGVEALYSLSYMWYSAHNSTTVVVVGLIVSLLTGPMKEKELTPGTVFPVLGTLLFFLPERYREKLCCVTPLAQKPRDISQTSEKERMDGATYSKDDTVTEDKEAKSDRVHTEEEDLQTRVMLPSCQLTSHTVQETAL
- the slc5a6a gene encoding solute carrier family 5 member 6a isoform X2, with translation MADRSMSCLPVSLSLLATFQSAVAILGAPSEVYTFGTQYWFLGCSYFLGLLIPAHVFIPVFYRLRLSSAYEYLELRFNRVVRICGTVTFIFQMVIYMGVVLYAPALALNAVTGFDLWGAVLAMGLVCTLYTVLGGLKAVIWTDVFQTVVMFAGQLAVIVVGTSQTGGIGEVWRKAVNGSRISGLDLNPDPLERHTFWTLGVGGIFLMLALYGVNQAQVQRYLSSRTEKEAVMSCYVVFPCQQVVLCLGCLMGLVMFARYGEDSPLDRGYVKTNDQMVLYFVMDVFRDLPGLPGLFVACLFSGALSTISSAFNSLATVTIEDLIKPHFPNMTEAKATLLSKAFALAYGLVCLAMAYLASTMGSVLQAAFSIFGMVGGPLLGLFCLGMFFPWANSIGAVVGLVAGLAMAFWVGIGNFVMRMSANTPVPLLNTTFDNMTTTVMTTLVSATTAKPRTTGVEALYSLSYMWYSAHNSTTVVVVGLIVSLLTGPMKEKELTPGTVFPVLGTLLFFLPERYREKLCCVTPLAQKPRDISQTSEKERMDGATYSKDDTVTEDKEAKSDRVHTEEEDLQTRVMLPSCQLTSHTVQETAL